The window TTCATACTGACATGGCTAATAGCAACAATATCCATTATACTAATAACATTAACCCAGTGTTATCCAtattaatgataaataatatttccatattatttatatttttacctCAGGACTATGAGGAGCAAAAATATGTAAATCATTTAGTAAATTTTAAAGGGCTATGCAACTGTCAACTCATATAACCCTGTAAACATCCAGTTGtgaaaatataaattcatatattcATTGAACGTTAGGGCTGGCAGGGgtccttagatatcatctaagaACTCACTCTCTCCCACCACCCTGCATTTTACAGAGGTGGCAGCTGGTGCCcagagggaagtgacttacccaagaccaCACACCAAGCTACTGGTCAAGCAGAAGCTTGGATGGATACTTCGATTTAAATTTGATATTAATTTAAAGGCTATTCAACGGAAATACTGTCCTCCCTCCCGCTCCTCCCTCgcctttttctttgcttcctctctcctttcccttctcagcagtcttcccctcctcctcctctcttctcccccctcccctctcttttcctcctccccaaccccctcctcTAGAGAAGACTGACTGAGGCTACGCCGGCGCTTGCGCAGTGAGGGGATAAGGCTGTCGAACTACGGTCACTTCAGCTCCGCGCGAATGTGTCAGTAACAACTAGGAACCCGACTGAGAACCGGCCCTACAAGACGCGGGATCGCAACCATTTCTCTGATTACCCCTCTGGTGCGTGCTGGGGAAGTTGGGAGGAACGAAGAGACCCGGAACTCTTAGGCTGCAGCCCAGTCCGTTTTTTTCTCGTCCCCGCTTCCTGTTATTCTCTCGCCGGAGCAACTGCTTGCGTCACCTCCCGGACTTCCAGAGATAGGACAGTAGGGACACGTCTCCCTAAGCGGGTGGCGTTCCTTTGCGCATCTCGTTCCGCCCGGAGGCGGTGGGCGGGGGACTCTACTGCGCCTGCGCCGAGCGGGAGTCACGTTTCGGAGCGGGCGGGGAGCTCTGCTGGGCTGCTGCGCAAACTCGCGGACTCGGAGTGTCGGCGTGGCGGTGTCGGTGGTCGGTAGTGCGCATGCGTGGGCACGGCACCGCTCGAATGGTGGTGGGGTCCGGGCGCGGAGCGGGCGGTGCGGGCCGCGGGCAGGACGGCGGAGCCATGCCGGCCTCGGTGGCGTCGGTGATCTCGCGCTTCCTGGAGGAGTACATGAGCACCACGCCGCAGCGCCTGAAGCTCCTGGACGCCTACCTGCTCTACATCCTGCTGACCGGGGCGCTGCAGTTCGGTTACTGCCTCCTCGTGGGGACCTTCCCCTTCAACTCCTTCCTTTCCGGCTTCATCTCCTGTGTGGGAAGCTTCATCCTGGCCGGTAAAGATGACCCCCAGCGACGGCCTGTGGCCTTTGCGGGGCTCTCGTAACATACACACTCCCATGCCCCTTCCAGGGACACCGGGCACTACCCCTTTCTACAGCTGAGGCAGGTCacgcctctctgggcctcactttccccttctgtaaaatcaAGGGTCTGGACTAGGTGTGTTTACTGTAGCTTCCCCCTTCTTGGGTTgctgggtaaactgaggcacagagagtgagtgagcctttGGCCGTGGAACTGGACTCTGACTCTTCCTTGAAAGTCCAGTGTCCTTCCTGCCAGACCCTAATGGTAATTAATTCTCACTCCATTCGTGACCCGCTCCCTATTCAGTCTAGTAAAGCCTTTCTCATCCTGCTTATTCGGGGCACCCCACTTAAGACCACTGACTTGGTGAAATTCTTATTCCTACAGatagtttctctttctctgcaagactcagaattcattcattctccaaTAAGtggttttctaaattttctccgaCTCAGAATTGAACCTGCCTTAGGGCtgaacttggagtctggaagacttgaattcaaattcagcttcaagatgttagctctgtgatcctgggctagtcataTTCAGTCTACATTTATTAacctcctactatgtgctaggaactttGCTAAACactgaagattaaaaaagaaaatagcccgtgccctcaaagaatttacagtctaatgggggagactacttgcaaacaaatatatacaaagcaaactcgatacaggataaataggaaataattaacttaattggaattaagagggattggggaagacctgtaaaaggtggaatttttagctaggtcttgaaggaagccagggaggactcaactgtttcctcaactgtaaaatgggaattaataaTGGAACCTACTTCTAAGGggtgctgtgaagatcaaatgcatTATTAATTGTAaaaatgcttgacacatagtgtttattaaatgcttgtttccttcctcccctaacactgcccccaccccacctgtAGAGTTCCAAATTGAACAATACCTTCGATCTGTGAATACTTGTATCTTAACTTTTAAACCTAGTACCAGTTCTCTTTTTAGGTCTTTGAACTTCAGAATCCTGTACTTGACTTTCATAGACTCATCCTGGGGCATCCTCTTACACCTCTTAAACCATTTTTAATGGCAACCATTTGTCTCTGtatatttcttctacttttaaagCAGAAActaatttctgctttttttgtgtAACCCACACAAGCCCAGACAGAACTTGTATGTAGTAGATAGtcaatatttatttctttccagACATGTTTATTTCCCACATGTACTCATAGCTAGCTGATAGTTCCAGTGATTGGGATGGCCCATAAAGGGACATCCCAGTGACTCATTAGCTAACACTGTACCGGCAAATCCAGAATTCATTAAAATTGGATTCTGGTTGAGTGATTTGAACATGGAACACTAAATCTTAGAGGCAGAAGGGACTTTATTGGTAATCTAGGGCAGTCCCATTATTCTGTGGCTGAGGAAAAAGGCCCCAAAAGAATTTATGTTATAATCAGTAATAATtttaatatgtaataataataatataactattactcataaatatataatgatatactGATGGTGTAACTAttgcttgagggcaggaactgtttttaaagtttctttcagTCCCCAGTCTAAGCATTGCTtcttacatacacatatttaagCACCTAGTAggttcctaataaatgcttattaattgataaTATTATACTCTCTGGGACATGGGACATTTAAACATAAAAGCCAGCAACACCTATTCTAGGACCTAGAATCTTTTTATTTGGTGGgtccatgagggttaagtgacttgcccagggtcacacagctagtaaatgcaagtgtctgaggccagatttgaactcaggtactcctgaatccagggctggtgcttttatcaactgagccacctagctgcttggaCCCAGAATCTTTAACTTCATTATTATGTGTACTTCTTCCCAGGGATGCAGGTTGCAATTCATCCATAATTTGGGAGATCTTCGAGAACTTCTGTGGCTGCCTAGTTTATTACCATATGGTCACCCTGGTaatgaatgttttatattttagcCAGACTGGCCCTTGGACCAGACACAGGTTTGAGTTTTTTAGAAACATCCAGAATAGAACTTTGCTGTCATAACTGTACATTCCAGCTTCACTTCCATGCCACAATGAAGCATTGGAAAAAGACTTTATACATTTTATTGTACTGGACCTGTAACTTCTTTCTTATAGAGGACTCCAGTGCAAAAACATGCCACCAATGCAATGTATATAATCTTAGTTACCAGGTGCACTGAGAAGTTGTCAGTGAGTctgcaagcattcattaagcacttactttcgGCCAGCCTTTGTGTTAAGGgcttgaggatacaaagaaaggagctcacactctagtgggggagacaacatgtaaacagttaCGTacatgtgtaaggggctaaaattctagctagtctgtctaaaatatctaatgagtggttgccaataaattataagctttagcaagtttagacttttaagcatttattaaggagaataagaatttggtgaagagagagaaagaggcctagattcagctatctcagggagcccgaatttctgctccactctccgtgagagtcctgatgaaagagagcgaaccacccctccttcatcccacaagcctcctgtgaaattCGGAACGTCCCATCCACAAGCACCCACCgctacaagctaattggctggtagctttgatagacagtacccacgagcaaatgtcacttcctgatgccaaggaaaagccacatggcttgccctcagacacctcaTCATGGCGGCACTTTCCTATgttaactctccagcaggtggtgtcactccagtCATTAGACATGactagatatatgtgtatataacgtGTATATACatagcatgtacatatatacatatatgtgtgcacatatgtctatattgtgttttttttaagaattgctATAGATaccagttttgggtaagcatacATTTATCAGtgttataccagtaaaggattgaccatgtgtctccctagcttctcatggtctcaggtcacatggtagagaaagcagagaaagagcTTCAGCATGGTAGTTAGCACTAGCAGGAGAAAAGCCACCAAAGACCTATGTTGTCTCCCAGAGGGACAGAATGTGGTGGTCTCAAGGAAACCCAAGAGAGCtttcaagagagacagagactatggggtctcagagaaccaagagaaatctCAGAAGATGCCCCAGAAGCCTTTGCAAGAtttccaagagtttttatcctcttttgatagagggaggtcatacattgatcaaagctaattgggtcattatgtatcaaatctaattggttagcatcattcaactccattgGTTGGCTTGACTTGAAGGTAGTCTAccttaaaatgaactctagagagtGAAAAGAATGTGAAAGACCTTCCtgaagttgcttaaggcaaagtctgttatctaggtgtggtttattcccataagtccttctgatctagacaaaagaatctatctccattccctTTGTTCCATTGGGTTTGTCCCAGCTGAGGAGAACTGGACTTTATGGAGtaggggggagaaaggactgatatctgggtccccaagaaatccatGATTAATAATTACTTTCTCACAATATacatgttttttatatatatatgtatatgtatgtataatatgtaataaCTTGGAGGTAAAACAAGGGAGGTACTAGCAATAAGTGGTACTGGAAAGACTTTTTGCAGAATATGAAATTTTAGCTGTGACTTAAGAGGATcaaggaggtgaggaggaaaatctttttttttactctcccaAATTATGAAGGGCTAGTTTTTCTCCCCACCCAATTCattgtttttaacttttaaaattttgagttccaaattccactGAGGACAAGCAAAATGATATCTGTTATACATAGGaaattttgcaaaacatttctatattagccatatcacacacaaaaaagcaaaaaatgagaaaatgatgcTTGTTTTCCCTcggttcatcagttctctctctaagagagggatagtattttttttcatcatgagtcctttagcattgtcttggatcattttatttatCAGAGAAgccaagtcttttacagttgatcatgaTTGCAACATtcttgttactgtgcacagtgatctttctatttactttgcatcatttcatatgttGTTCActtatgtctaactcttcatgacccatttggggttttcttggcaaacatactggactGTTACTAtctcatagatgagaaaacggaggcaaacaaTTAAGTggcttgtgcaaggtcacatagctagttggtgtctgagggtagatttcacctcataaagatgaatcttcttgacttcaagccca is drawn from Dromiciops gliroides isolate mDroGli1 chromosome 2, mDroGli1.pri, whole genome shotgun sequence and contains these coding sequences:
- the DAD1 gene encoding dolichyl-diphosphooligosaccharide--protein glycosyltransferase subunit DAD1, yielding MRGHGTARMVVGSGRGAGGAGRGQDGGAMPASVASVISRFLEEYMSTTPQRLKLLDAYLLYILLTGALQFGYCLLVGTFPFNSFLSGFISCVGSFILAVCLRIQINPQNKGDFQGISPERAFADFLFASTILHLVVMNFVG